A stretch of Lathyrus oleraceus cultivar Zhongwan6 chromosome 6, CAAS_Psat_ZW6_1.0, whole genome shotgun sequence DNA encodes these proteins:
- the LOC127093124 gene encoding ATPase GET3B isoform X2 has protein sequence MACHSASAISSSSLRITNSMPTKPLLSFPPTSSRLLPFHKSFTFLSLRSSTKPPTKSFQVRSVATPTESLAGFDDMVAGTERKYYLLGGKGGVGKTSCAASLAVKFANSGHPTLVVSTDPAHSLSDSFAQDLAGGALIQVDGPDYPLFALEINPDKAREDFRDASKQNGGSTGVKDFMDGMGLGMMADQLGELKLGELLDTPPPGLDEAIAISKVMQFLESPEYNMFTRIVFDTAPTGHTLRLLSLPDFLDASIGKILKLKQKISSATSAIKSVFGQENTREDAADKLEKLRERMIKVMAVSESSRLSASLKKESVPVKRLIVNQILPPSASDCKFCAMKRKDQTRALDMIQSDPELSTLSMIQAPLVDVEIRGVPALKFLGDIIWK, from the exons ATGGCGTGCCACTCAGCTTCTGCTATTTCATCATCTTCTCTTCGCATAACAAATTCAATGCCCACAAAACCTCTTCTCTCTTTCCCTCCCACCTCATCTCGCCTCCTTCCTTTCCACAAATCCTTCACCTTTCTTTCCTTGCGCTCTTCCACTAAACCACCCACCAAGTCTTTTCAAG TGAGATCAGTGGCTACCCCTACGGAATCATTAGCGGGGTTTGATGACATGGTTGCTGGGACTGAGAGGAAGTATTACCTGCTAGGTGGAAAAGGAGGGGTAGGGAAGACAAGTTGTGCTGCTTCACTTGCTGTTAAATTTGCAAATAGTGGACACCCTACTCTCGTAGTTTCCACCGATCCAGCACATTCTTTGAGTGATTCTTTTGCTCAG GATTTGGCAGGGGGAGCATTGATACAAGTCGATGGACCTGATTATCCACTTTTTGCTCTTGAA ATAAACCCTGATAAGGCTAGGGAAGATTTCCGAGATGCATCTAAACAAAATGGTGGAAGTACTGGAGTCAAAGATTTCATGGATGGCATGGGTCTTGGAATGATGGCAGACCAG TTAGGAGAGCTAAAACTGGGAGAATTACTGGATACACCTCCTCCTGGACTGGATGAAGCTATTGCGATTTCCAAG GTTATGCAATTTCTTGAATCACCCGAATATAACATGTTCACCCGCATTGTATTTGATACGGCACCTACA GGTCATACATTACGTTTATTGTCATTGCCTGATTTCTTGGATGCATCCATCGGGAAAATTCTAAAG CTAAAGCAAAAGATATCTTCTGCTACCTCTGCAATTAAATCCGTGTTTGGGCAAGAAAATACTCGCGAAGATGCT GCTGATAAACTGGAGAAGCTTAGGGAGAGGATGATAAAA GTGATGGCAGTTAGTGAGTCATCTAGATTGAGTGCCTCCTTGAAGAAGGAAAGTGTTCCTGTGAAGAGACTCATTGTCAATCAGATTCTTCCACCATCCGCATCTGATTGCAAGTTTTGTGCCATGAAAAGAAAG GATCAAACGCGTGCTCTTGATATGATTCAGAGTGATCCAGAACTCTCGACGTTATCCATGATCCAAGCACCGCTTGTTGATGTTGAGATAAGAGGTGTTCCTGCCCTCAAATTTCTGGGTGACATCATCTGGAAATGA
- the LOC127093124 gene encoding ATPase GET3B isoform X1 — protein MACHSASAISSSSLRITNSMPTKPLLSFPPTSSRLLPFHKSFTFLSLRSSTKPPTKSFQVRSVATPTESLAGFDDMVAGTERKYYLLGGKGGVGKTSCAASLAVKFANSGHPTLVVSTDPAHSLSDSFAQDLAGGALIQVDGPDYPLFALEINPDKAREDFRDASKQNGGSTGVKDFMDGMGLGMMADQLGELKLGELLDTPPPGLDEAIAISKVMQFLESPEYNMFTRIVFDTAPTGHTLRLLSLPDFLDASIGKILKLKQKISSATSAIKSVFGQENTREDAADKLEKLRERMIKVRELFRDTDSTEFVIVTIPTVMAVSESSRLSASLKKESVPVKRLIVNQILPPSASDCKFCAMKRKDQTRALDMIQSDPELSTLSMIQAPLVDVEIRGVPALKFLGDIIWK, from the exons ATGGCGTGCCACTCAGCTTCTGCTATTTCATCATCTTCTCTTCGCATAACAAATTCAATGCCCACAAAACCTCTTCTCTCTTTCCCTCCCACCTCATCTCGCCTCCTTCCTTTCCACAAATCCTTCACCTTTCTTTCCTTGCGCTCTTCCACTAAACCACCCACCAAGTCTTTTCAAG TGAGATCAGTGGCTACCCCTACGGAATCATTAGCGGGGTTTGATGACATGGTTGCTGGGACTGAGAGGAAGTATTACCTGCTAGGTGGAAAAGGAGGGGTAGGGAAGACAAGTTGTGCTGCTTCACTTGCTGTTAAATTTGCAAATAGTGGACACCCTACTCTCGTAGTTTCCACCGATCCAGCACATTCTTTGAGTGATTCTTTTGCTCAG GATTTGGCAGGGGGAGCATTGATACAAGTCGATGGACCTGATTATCCACTTTTTGCTCTTGAA ATAAACCCTGATAAGGCTAGGGAAGATTTCCGAGATGCATCTAAACAAAATGGTGGAAGTACTGGAGTCAAAGATTTCATGGATGGCATGGGTCTTGGAATGATGGCAGACCAG TTAGGAGAGCTAAAACTGGGAGAATTACTGGATACACCTCCTCCTGGACTGGATGAAGCTATTGCGATTTCCAAG GTTATGCAATTTCTTGAATCACCCGAATATAACATGTTCACCCGCATTGTATTTGATACGGCACCTACA GGTCATACATTACGTTTATTGTCATTGCCTGATTTCTTGGATGCATCCATCGGGAAAATTCTAAAG CTAAAGCAAAAGATATCTTCTGCTACCTCTGCAATTAAATCCGTGTTTGGGCAAGAAAATACTCGCGAAGATGCT GCTGATAAACTGGAGAAGCTTAGGGAGAGGATGATAAAAGTGCGCGAGCTTTTCCGTGACACTGATTCAACAGAATTTGTTATTGTTACAATCCCCACA GTGATGGCAGTTAGTGAGTCATCTAGATTGAGTGCCTCCTTGAAGAAGGAAAGTGTTCCTGTGAAGAGACTCATTGTCAATCAGATTCTTCCACCATCCGCATCTGATTGCAAGTTTTGTGCCATGAAAAGAAAG GATCAAACGCGTGCTCTTGATATGATTCAGAGTGATCCAGAACTCTCGACGTTATCCATGATCCAAGCACCGCTTGTTGATGTTGAGATAAGAGGTGTTCCTGCCCTCAAATTTCTGGGTGACATCATCTGGAAATGA